One segment of Humidesulfovibrio mexicanus DNA contains the following:
- a CDS encoding formate dehydrogenase accessory protein FdhE, which produces MFNSIRVQGILPEELVVLVEKVVPLLAQARSEAVIALPEADACASVEAMFAGSPLLLRQDFPFDEPQALKLTQPLLDLLEKTSGEAAKATQALRQALESGRLDLPQLFRAYAAGDDAPFTPWRDRLPGSPRALDFLATSALWPGLNTAAELLAKRLPEGLPHDHGHCPLCGSLPYISLLRGKEGKRFGVCSFCGHEYRIRRIACAYCDEADQNRLKLFQVAEYPGLRVDVCESCKMYIKTVDAREGVAGAMPALDDMASVALDAVAQRQGYKRPTLSAWGF; this is translated from the coding sequence ATGTTCAATTCCATCCGAGTACAAGGCATCCTGCCCGAGGAACTCGTCGTCCTGGTGGAAAAGGTGGTTCCGCTGCTGGCCCAGGCCCGGAGCGAAGCCGTGATCGCCCTGCCCGAAGCCGATGCCTGCGCCAGCGTGGAGGCCATGTTCGCCGGAAGCCCCCTGCTGTTGCGGCAAGATTTCCCCTTTGACGAACCGCAGGCCCTGAAGCTGACCCAGCCCCTGCTCGATCTGCTGGAAAAAACCAGCGGCGAAGCGGCCAAGGCGACGCAAGCGCTGCGCCAGGCCCTGGAATCTGGCCGCCTGGACCTGCCGCAACTATTCCGCGCCTATGCTGCGGGCGACGACGCCCCCTTCACGCCCTGGCGCGACCGCCTGCCCGGCAGCCCGCGGGCGCTGGACTTCCTGGCGACATCGGCCCTGTGGCCGGGCCTGAACACAGCGGCCGAGCTGCTGGCCAAGCGCCTGCCAGAGGGCCTGCCCCACGACCATGGCCACTGTCCGCTGTGCGGCAGCCTGCCCTACATCTCGCTGCTGCGGGGCAAGGAGGGCAAGCGGTTCGGCGTGTGCTCCTTCTGCGGGCATGAATACCGCATCCGGCGCATCGCCTGCGCCTATTGCGACGAGGCCGACCAGAACCGGCTGAAGCTCTTCCAGGTGGCCGAATACCCCGGCCTGCGCGTGGATGTGTGCGAAAGCTGCAAGATGTACATCAAGACCGTGGATGCGCGCGAAGGCGTGGCCGGGGCCATGCCCGCCCTGGACGACATGGCCTCCGTCGCGCTGGACGCCGTGGCCCAGCGGCAGGGGTACAAGCGGCCCACGCTCTCCGCCTGGGGCTTTTAG
- the icd gene encoding NADP-dependent isocitrate dehydrogenase has protein sequence MVEKVVYFIEGDGIGPEVWAAGRPVLDAAVAKAYGGEKKLVWKELLAGEKALRETGENLPQATLDALKGAELAMKGPLGTPVGKGFRSLNVTLRQMFDLYACIRPIKYFPGIESPVKHPERVDMVVFRENTEDVYAGIEWAAGTPEARRIVAFLRDEMGAKLDDLAAIGIKPMTEKGCKRLARRAVKFAIDQKRTSVTLVHKGNIMKYTEGGFRAWGYEMAASEFGQFTMTEAEAAEGATKPVVIKDRIADAMFQEALIRPEKYSVIATTNLNGDYISDALAAQVGGLGLAPGVNMSDTLAFFEATHGTAPTIAGKDMANPGSLILSGAMLLEHLGWFEAAQLVHGAVAAAIGARTVTVDLASQIEGAKAVGCKQFGEILQANL, from the coding sequence ATGGTGGAGAAGGTTGTCTATTTCATCGAAGGCGACGGCATCGGGCCGGAGGTCTGGGCGGCCGGGCGGCCGGTGCTCGACGCGGCAGTGGCCAAGGCCTACGGCGGCGAAAAGAAGCTGGTGTGGAAGGAACTCCTCGCGGGCGAAAAGGCCCTGCGCGAAACCGGCGAAAACCTGCCGCAGGCCACCCTGGACGCGCTCAAGGGCGCGGAACTGGCCATGAAGGGCCCCCTGGGCACCCCCGTGGGCAAGGGCTTCCGCAGCCTCAACGTGACCCTGCGCCAGATGTTCGACCTTTACGCCTGCATCCGGCCCATCAAGTACTTCCCCGGCATCGAGAGCCCCGTGAAGCACCCGGAGCGCGTGGACATGGTGGTCTTCCGCGAGAACACCGAGGACGTGTACGCGGGCATCGAGTGGGCTGCGGGCACGCCGGAAGCCAGGCGCATTGTGGCCTTCCTGCGCGACGAGATGGGCGCCAAGCTCGACGACCTGGCCGCCATCGGCATCAAGCCCATGACTGAGAAGGGCTGCAAGCGCCTGGCCCGCCGCGCGGTCAAATTCGCCATCGACCAGAAGCGGACCAGCGTGACCCTGGTGCACAAGGGCAACATCATGAAGTACACCGAGGGCGGCTTCCGCGCCTGGGGTTACGAGATGGCCGCGAGCGAGTTCGGCCAGTTCACCATGACCGAGGCCGAGGCCGCCGAGGGCGCGACCAAGCCTGTGGTCATCAAGGACCGCATCGCCGACGCCATGTTCCAGGAGGCCCTCATCCGCCCGGAGAAGTACTCCGTCATCGCCACCACCAACCTGAACGGCGACTACATCTCCGACGCGCTGGCCGCGCAGGTGGGCGGGCTGGGCCTGGCCCCGGGCGTGAACATGAGCGATACCCTGGCCTTTTTCGAGGCCACCCACGGCACCGCTCCCACCATCGCCGGCAAGGACATGGCCAACCCCGGCAGCCTCATCCTCTCCGGCGCCATGCTGCTGGAACACCTGGGCTGGTTTGAGGCCGCGCAGCTGGTGCATGGCGCGGTGGCCGCGGCCATCGGCGCGCGCACGGTCACGGTCGACCTGGCCAGCCAGATCGAGGGCGCAAAGGCCGTGGGCTGCAAGCAGTTCGGCGAAATCCTGCAGGCGAACCTGTAG
- a CDS encoding TrpB-like pyridoxal phosphate-dependent enzyme: protein METRINLPQSEMPKAWYNALPDLPTPLAPPRDPETKEILTPDKLEPIFARELIKQEMSSEPLIEIPEPVQDIYRLFRPTPLVRALKLEKAIGAKCRIYYKNESVSPAGSHKTNTSVPQVYYNKLEGVRRLSTETGAGQWGTALSFACSMFDMKCTVYMVKVSYEQKPYRKILINSYGGEIFPSPSDRTNSGRAMLAKDPDCKGSLGLAISEAVEDAATHDDTRYTLGSVLNHVLLHQTVVGLETEKQLAMIGEKPDYLVGCVGGGSNFGGLVLPFLPRKLKGEDITFVAAEPRACPSLTRGSFRYDYGDMARLTPLMKMHTLGHAFMPAPIHAGGLRYHGEAPIISNLMEEGLVDARAYYQNDCFEAALLFLKTEGFLPAPETSHAIASAIDVARNAKPGSCVVFLYSGHGMLDLASYDAYLRGNLENYELPQECIDQALMMCPTVEG from the coding sequence ATGGAGACCAGAATCAACCTTCCCCAGAGTGAGATGCCCAAGGCCTGGTACAACGCCCTGCCCGACCTGCCCACCCCGCTGGCCCCCCCACGCGACCCGGAGACCAAGGAAATCCTCACTCCGGACAAGCTGGAGCCCATTTTCGCCCGCGAGCTCATCAAGCAGGAAATGAGCTCCGAGCCGCTCATCGAAATTCCGGAGCCCGTGCAGGACATCTATCGCCTGTTCCGGCCCACGCCGCTGGTGCGCGCGCTGAAGCTGGAAAAGGCCATCGGCGCCAAGTGCCGCATCTACTACAAAAATGAGTCCGTTTCGCCTGCCGGTTCGCACAAGACCAACACCAGCGTGCCCCAGGTGTACTACAACAAGCTGGAAGGCGTGCGGCGGCTTTCCACCGAGACCGGCGCGGGCCAGTGGGGCACGGCGCTTTCCTTCGCGTGCAGCATGTTCGACATGAAGTGCACGGTGTACATGGTCAAGGTGAGCTACGAGCAGAAGCCCTACCGCAAGATCCTCATCAACAGCTACGGCGGGGAGATCTTCCCCTCGCCCTCGGATCGGACGAATTCCGGCCGCGCCATGCTGGCCAAGGATCCCGACTGCAAGGGCAGCTTGGGGCTGGCCATCAGCGAGGCCGTGGAGGACGCGGCCACCCACGACGACACCAGGTACACCCTGGGCAGCGTGCTGAACCACGTGCTGCTGCACCAGACCGTTGTGGGGCTTGAGACCGAGAAGCAGCTGGCCATGATCGGCGAGAAGCCGGACTACCTGGTGGGCTGCGTGGGGGGAGGGTCCAATTTCGGCGGCCTTGTGCTGCCGTTTCTGCCGCGCAAGCTGAAGGGCGAGGACATTACCTTTGTCGCCGCCGAGCCCAGGGCCTGCCCGAGCCTGACCCGTGGCAGCTTCCGCTACGACTACGGCGACATGGCGCGCCTGACCCCGCTGATGAAGATGCACACCCTGGGGCACGCCTTCATGCCCGCGCCCATTCACGCGGGGGGCCTGCGCTACCATGGGGAGGCCCCCATCATCTCGAATCTCATGGAGGAGGGGCTCGTCGATGCGCGCGCCTACTATCAGAACGATTGCTTCGAGGCCGCGCTGCTCTTCCTCAAAACCGAGGGCTTCCTGCCCGCGCCGGAGACCAGCCACGCCATCGCCAGCGCCATCGACGTGGCCAGGAACGCCAAGCCCGGCTCCTGCGTGGTGTTCCTGTACTCCGGGCACGGAATGCTCGATCTGGCCAGCTACGACGCCTATCTGCGCGGCAATCTGGAGAACTACGAACTGCCGCAGGAATGCATCGATCAGGCGCTGATGATGTGCCCCACTGTGGAGGGGTAG
- a CDS encoding tlde1 domain-containing protein has product METAGQRNYITTCVSADGRHAAASISTKPGAGGDEQPFNTENGRYMAFTVGADGSISGGNEVRGKVTPPQKDKYPPPSPAPKEPHLVYSQKSGELRSPDGNLMDKGHSGYEDYRDKPEFEDEKNRGVIPRGNYKVTEVIEDTSKDERRKRMGQHILRLEPADAETRQRLKEMNRDGFWIHNGESPRASQGCILTKETTRRRIPVGSILRVTL; this is encoded by the coding sequence ATGGAAACAGCAGGCCAGAGAAACTATATCACGACCTGTGTAAGCGCGGACGGCAGGCACGCAGCCGCTAGCATCAGCACCAAACCCGGGGCTGGCGGCGATGAGCAGCCCTTCAACACGGAAAACGGGCGCTACATGGCGTTTACGGTGGGCGCAGACGGCAGCATCTCCGGCGGAAACGAGGTGCGCGGAAAGGTGACGCCGCCGCAGAAGGACAAATACCCGCCGCCGTCCCCGGCACCCAAGGAGCCGCATTTGGTGTACAGCCAGAAGTCCGGGGAGCTGCGCAGCCCTGACGGGAATCTGATGGACAAGGGGCATTCCGGCTATGAGGACTACAGAGACAAGCCGGAGTTCGAGGACGAGAAGAACCGGGGCGTCATCCCGCGCGGGAACTACAAGGTCACGGAAGTGATTGAGGATACGAGCAAGGATGAACGCAGGAAGCGCATGGGCCAGCACATCCTGCGCCTGGAGCCAGCGGATGCGGAAACCCGGCAACGCCTCAAGGAGATGAACCGTGACGGATTCTGGATTCATAATGGAGAGTCGCCAAGGGCCTCGCAGGGCTGTATCCTCACGAAGGAAACAACGCGCAGGCGGATTCCCGTGGGCTCCATCCTGCGCGTCACGCTTTAG
- the bamE gene encoding outer membrane protein assembly factor BamE domain-containing protein, translating to MREDRIPGLFGKIPVSEPSLEDMHGVEGWCYTAATPSDRTAVLLLYGVYGFVDAIAVVSDVAFIRQPSLCARTPRVHAGLATLSGIRLGMSRTQVRAILGKPMAADSWRDGIESVKWEPLTPVLNRKLGWEENRATHRTRLQQVVVWYEKNTVIGFEVEEFSQEGPSPEYMGVSNKTNK from the coding sequence ATGCGGGAAGATCGCATTCCTGGCCTCTTCGGCAAAATTCCGGTGTCGGAGCCCAGCCTGGAGGACATGCACGGGGTCGAGGGCTGGTGCTACACCGCCGCCACACCCAGCGACCGCACCGCAGTGCTTCTGCTCTATGGCGTGTATGGATTCGTGGACGCCATCGCCGTGGTCTCGGACGTGGCGTTCATTCGCCAGCCGAGCCTGTGCGCCCGCACTCCGCGCGTACATGCCGGGCTGGCCACGTTGAGCGGCATCAGGCTGGGCATGAGCCGCACACAGGTGCGGGCCATCCTGGGCAAACCCATGGCGGCGGATTCCTGGCGCGACGGCATCGAGAGCGTGAAGTGGGAGCCGCTCACCCCAGTGCTCAATCGCAAGCTGGGCTGGGAAGAAAACCGCGCGACCCACCGCACACGGCTGCAACAGGTTGTGGTCTGGTACGAAAAGAACACGGTCATCGGTTTTGAGGTGGAGGAGTTCAGCCAGGAAGGCCCGTCGCCGGAGTACATGGGCGTGAGCAA